Genomic segment of Rhodococcus rhodochrous:
GCGCGTTGGTCAGCACGATGACACCGCCGACACCGGTACCGAGCAGGGTCGCGGGGACCCGGCTGACCAGCCACGCCGCGACGGGCGCCGCGAGAGCACCGCCGAGGGCGAGACCGGCGACGATGACCAGATTGCCGAGCGAGTCGTGGCCGAGCCCGAACAGGAAACCGATGCTCGCCGCGACCGCGACGAGGAACTCCGAGGCGCTCACCGATCCGATCACGGTGCGCGGCGCCGTCTTTCCGCGGGAGAGCAGAGTGCTGGTGGTGATCGGTCCCCATCCGCCACCGCCGCTCGCATCGATGAACCCACCGAAGAATCCGAGCGGGGACAGGAATTTCGCGGTGTGCGGGGAGGTGCGGGCATGCGCGACCGCAGGAGGCCGCACCGAGAAGCGCAACGCGACGTACACGCCGATGGCCAGCAGGATCCCGGCGGTCACCGGTTCGGCGGCCTCGGTCGACAGCCCCGACAGCACGGTCGCGCCGAGGAAGGCGCCGATGGCACCGGGCACGCCGAGCCGCAGCACGACCTTCCAGTCGATATTGCGGAAACGCCAGTGCGAAGCACCCGAGACGAGGGTGGTTCCCACCTCGGCGAGGTGCACCGCGGCGCTCGCGTGCGCCGGACCGACACCGCTGAACAGCAGCAGGGTGGTCGCGGTGACACCGAAGGCCATGCCGAGTGCGCCGTCGACGAGCTGTGCGCCGACACCGACGAGCGTGAAGATGAGCAGATTGAACATGCGTTGGCTCCGAAAGCTGGAAGAACCCGAAAAGCTGGACGAGCGCCGAAGCGCTCAGCAACACTCCCGGGTGCAACACAGACAATCGAAGCAGGCGCCGCGACGGGTCGGCCAGAACG
This window contains:
- a CDS encoding sulfite exporter TauE/SafE family protein; protein product: MFNLLIFTLVGVGAQLVDGALGMAFGVTATTLLLFSGVGPAHASAAVHLAEVGTTLVSGASHWRFRNIDWKVVLRLGVPGAIGAFLGATVLSGLSTEAAEPVTAGILLAIGVYVALRFSVRPPAVAHARTSPHTAKFLSPLGFFGGFIDASGGGGWGPITTSTLLSRGKTAPRTVIGSVSASEFLVAVAASIGFLFGLGHDSLGNLVIVAGLALGGALAAPVAAWLVSRVPATLLGTGVGGVIVLTNAHKLAKTFDLSGTALAVLYLAIVAAWLTLLIVSWKRSRLTPAEKSGSLEPLAQPTPVALLEGADAAPLAGARPERREVPGHNETRLDSTPSPRFPDGAR